The Pseudomonas graminis region CTAGCCCGCCGTATTCCCGCGTCGTCGAGCCATCCACCTGGAAGAAATTGGCGTACAGCGTTTCTTCATCAAGACGGCTGAAGCCGATGCCGGTGTCGATGACGTCGATCACCAGCCGTGCGTGTTCAGCGTCTGCGCGCTGGCCATTGACGCGGACTCTAACGGACCCGGTCTTGGTGAACTTGATCGCGTTGTCCAGCAGACACTCCAGGCACTGGCGCAACTTCACGCCGTCACCTTCGAGGCTGTCCGGCAGCGTCTCGTCCAGCTCAACACTCAGCGCCAGCGCCTTGTTGCGGGCCAGCGGTTCGAAGCCGCTGCGAAGCTGAAACAGCACATGACGCAGGCTGAACGGCTCGTTGCGCACGGTGATCCGCCCGGCTTGCAGTTCGGTCAGGGTGAGGATGCCGTTGACGATGCCCATCATGTTTTGCGCGGAATCGGCGGCGGTCTGGCGATACAGCTCGATCTCGCTCTGCGCCGCGTCCATCTGCATCAATTCCAGCGAACCGATCACGCCGTTCATGGGCGTGCGCAGTTCATGGGTCAGCGTGGCGAGAAACTCGTCTTTCAATCGGTTACTCACAGCCAGTTGCTGGTTGAGGGTCTCAAGCCCCTGCTGCGATTCCGCCATGATCTGCGCCTCGCGCTCGCGCATGGCGTTGATGCGGTCGGCCAATGCCAGCGAGAGCAACGCCACCTCAATCACCGAACCGATCTGGCTGGCGTACATGGTCCAGAAGTTGTTGGGCAGGTGCCCGAGCAGCATGGTCGCGTTGACCACTCCGCCGACCAGGAACGCCGACCAGCCAATAATGAAATACCGCGCGACCCGCCGCCCCTTGAACCACGCCGCCACCCCGATCAACAGCACGACCGGCGTGAACAGGAGCACCAGCCCGGTCACCAGGCGCAGCGCGACACCGTAATCCGTGCTCAATGCGAGCGCCATGATCACCGCAGCGCAAACCATCATCACCAGCAACGGCACGTCCAGCCAGCGACCCAGGCTGGGCGTCTGCAGAAATCTTCGGGTGAACTGGCTGGCAAACAGGATCGCGGCGGCAATCAGAAATGTCGTTGAGGTATTGGCCCACCACGGATTGTTCGGCCAGAAATACTCGATCGCCGCGCCGTTAACCGACACCTGATACAGGCCGAAGAAGCTGATGTAGAGGATGTAATGCAAATACGCGGTGTCACGCACGCTGAGGTAGATGAACAGGTTGTAGACCAGCATCACTG contains the following coding sequences:
- a CDS encoding sensor histidine kinase; this translates as MRLVLITLLCLLPMFASAVDFNENTRSLALGRDTQVFEDPTGDATIQQVSSPEGAARFRPLVGPSLNAGYSRSAFWLKVRLTYRPANPMASADWLLELAYPPMDHVDLYLGDGDARPSLAWQTGDMLPFASRQIKQNNYVFDLNLNAHETKTVYLRVASHGSVQAPLNLWASHAYIEEQPSRLYILGMIYGVLAVMLVYNLFIYLSVRDTAYLHYILYISFFGLYQVSVNGAAIEYFWPNNPWWANTSTTFLIAAAILFASQFTRRFLQTPSLGRWLDVPLLVMMVCAAVIMALALSTDYGVALRLVTGLVLLFTPVVLLIGVAAWFKGRRVARYFIIGWSAFLVGGVVNATMLLGHLPNNFWTMYASQIGSVIEVALLSLALADRINAMREREAQIMAESQQGLETLNQQLAVSNRLKDEFLATLTHELRTPMNGVIGSLELMQMDAAQSEIELYRQTAADSAQNMMGIVNGILTLTELQAGRITVRNEPFSLRHVLFQLRSGFEPLARNKALALSVELDETLPDSLEGDGVKLRQCLECLLDNAIKFTKTGSVRVRVNGQRADAEHARLVIDVIDTGIGFSRLDEETLYANFFQVDGSTTREYGGLGIGLAICRQLIELQGGRLSHQSEPGNGSQFRLSLDVKVERHPGHSYS